The window CTATTCGGTATCCTACTCACGATCCTCGACCCACTAAAATCCTTAGAATACTACTCAGTAACCCCACTGCATTCCCCCATCTATGTCTAAGCCAATTATTCCCCGCATCGAACAATTGAGAGTCAAAAACTATAGAGCTTTGCGCGATCTTGAGCTTAAAAACATCACACCACTTACAGTCTTCTTGGGACCCAACGGCAGTGGAAAGTCCACCATTTTTGACATATTTGCATTCTTAGCCGAATGCTTTCAATCTGGTCTTCGTCGTGCTTGGGATCGACGCGGACGGTTTCGAGAACTGCGAACTCGGGGTATGAAAGGACCGATATCTTTTGAGTTGAAATATCGAGAAAATGATAAAACCCCTCTGATTACTTATCATCTGGCGATCGATGAAGGGCCTCGCGGTCCCTTTGTGGCTGAGGAATGGTTGCAGTGGCGACGTGGTAAACAAGTTGGTGCGCCTTTCAGGTTTTTGACTTTTAAGGAAGGGGCGGGCGAAGTCATCAGTGGAGAAATGCCTGAAGAGAAAGATGAGCGCATTCCTCAACAACTCGACTCTCCCGATTTACTCGCTGTAAATACGCTCGGTCAATTCGCTAGTAATCCTAGGGTTAGCGCTCTCCGCCGATTTATTAGTGGTTGGTATTTGTCCTATCTCTCAGCAGATCGCGCTCGCAGCACTCCTGAAGCGGGTCCTCAAGAACGGTTGTCTGAAATAGGAGATAATTTGCCCAACGTTATTCAATACCTCAAAGAGCAACATCCCCATTGCCTCGATCGAATTCTGACAACCCTGACTCGTCGCATTCCCCGCTTGGAAAGTATTGACGCAGCGATGATGCAAGATGGGCGATTGCTCTTACAGGTGAAAGATGCACCATTTGAAAGACCCATTCTAGCTAAATTTGCCTCAGATGGCACTCTGAAAATGCTAGCCTATTTAACCGTTCTCTACGATCCTGACCCACCTCCACTCATCGGCATTGAAGAACCAGAAAACCATCTTCATCCCCGCTTGCTTTTAGAGCTAGCTGAAGAATGCCGAACTGCATCAGGTCAGAGTCAATTAATGGTGACAACCCACTCACCCGATTTTGTTGATGCATTGCGTCCAGATGAACTGTGGGTTCTCTATCGCGATGAGGATGGCTTCACTCAAGCAAAGCGAGCTACGGATATGCATGGCATTCCTGAATTCATTACTGAAGGTGCAACCCTTGGAAATCTCTGGATGGAGGGATACTTTGAATTTGGCGATCCGCTCAAAAACTAGTGGTCTGTCAATCAAGTAATGACGGATACCTCTTCTCGCCGCGTCCGCGTCTCCCTGTCTCCGTGTCACTCTCAACCCGTCAATTTCAGCTTGACAGACTACTAGAGCGCACCCTACTTATTTTCATGAGTATTTATACTTGGTCTAAGAAACCTTGTTGTTGAAGGTTTTAAAGTTGGGTTGCATTTGCCCCAAATATGTGAGTCCCGCTTTTCTGAATGCTCCC of the Lusitaniella coriacea LEGE 07157 genome contains:
- a CDS encoding AAA family ATPase codes for the protein MSKPIIPRIEQLRVKNYRALRDLELKNITPLTVFLGPNGSGKSTIFDIFAFLAECFQSGLRRAWDRRGRFRELRTRGMKGPISFELKYRENDKTPLITYHLAIDEGPRGPFVAEEWLQWRRGKQVGAPFRFLTFKEGAGEVISGEMPEEKDERIPQQLDSPDLLAVNTLGQFASNPRVSALRRFISGWYLSYLSADRARSTPEAGPQERLSEIGDNLPNVIQYLKEQHPHCLDRILTTLTRRIPRLESIDAAMMQDGRLLLQVKDAPFERPILAKFASDGTLKMLAYLTVLYDPDPPPLIGIEEPENHLHPRLLLELAEECRTASGQSQLMVTTHSPDFVDALRPDELWVLYRDEDGFTQAKRATDMHGIPEFITEGATLGNLWMEGYFEFGDPLKN